One part of the Halopenitus persicus genome encodes these proteins:
- a CDS encoding DUF6276 family protein has product MSCPDCGGDLVGLRVPADLRDHAGSETIAVCRDCLRVHPLAVDAAEADAAEADAAEADAAEADAAEVGTPADVAEAVPDGEGGVAFLLACGKLGSLALNRSAIVELFEDAEHAGVDVYLTLDRLAETVPNPHFDVSRRLEQVDEFL; this is encoded by the coding sequence ATGTCCTGTCCCGATTGTGGAGGTGACCTCGTCGGGCTGCGCGTTCCCGCCGACCTGCGTGATCACGCCGGGTCGGAGACGATCGCGGTCTGTCGCGACTGTCTTCGGGTGCATCCGCTCGCGGTCGATGCTGCCGAAGCCGATGCTGCCGAAGCCGATGCTGCCGAAGCCGATGCTGCCGAAGCCGATGCTGCCGAGGTCGGTACCCCGGCGGACGTGGCCGAGGCCGTTCCCGATGGCGAGGGCGGCGTGGCGTTCCTGCTCGCTTGCGGGAAGCTCGGATCGCTGGCTCTCAACCGGTCTGCGATCGTCGAGCTGTTCGAGGACGCCGAGCACGCGGGCGTCGACGTCTACCTGACGCTCGACCGGCTAGCGGAAACGGTTCCGAACCCCCACTTCGACGTATCGAGACGGCTCGAACAGGTTGACGAGTTTCTCTAG
- the prf1 gene encoding peptide chain release factor aRF-1, producing the protein MSTETEGTTEDRRKYEFRKVIEELQDYEGSGTQLVTIYIPEDKQIADVVAHVTQEHSEASNIKSKQTRTNVQDALTSIKDRLRYYDTFPPENGMVIFSGAVDSGGGRTEMVTKTLESPPNPIESFRYHCDSDFLTEPLEHMLADKGLFGLIVLDRREANVGWLKGKRVEPVKSASSLVPGKQRKGGQSAQRFARLRLEAIDNFYQEVAEMANDLFVPKRHELDGILVGGPSPTKDEFLDGDYLHHELQDTVLGKFDVSYTDESGLYDLVDAGQEALADQAIVDDKNQMEEFFENLHTGEKATYGFEQTRRNLIMGSVDRLLLSEDLRSDVIVYECPNGHEEYEVVDSRHSTPDHECAECGEEAAVEEREDVIEHLMAIAEQRGTETKFISTDFEKGEQLLDAFGGIAGLLRYSTGV; encoded by the coding sequence ATGAGTACCGAGACGGAGGGGACGACCGAGGACCGGCGGAAATACGAGTTCCGCAAGGTCATCGAGGAGCTCCAGGACTACGAGGGCTCCGGCACCCAGCTCGTCACGATCTACATCCCCGAGGACAAACAGATCGCCGACGTCGTCGCCCACGTGACCCAGGAACACAGCGAGGCGTCCAACATCAAGTCCAAACAGACCCGGACGAACGTCCAGGACGCCCTGACCAGCATCAAGGACCGCCTCCGGTATTACGACACCTTCCCGCCCGAGAACGGGATGGTCATCTTCTCCGGGGCCGTCGACTCCGGCGGCGGCCGAACGGAGATGGTCACGAAGACGCTCGAGTCGCCCCCGAATCCGATCGAGTCGTTCCGCTACCACTGCGACTCGGATTTCCTCACCGAGCCGCTCGAGCACATGCTCGCGGACAAGGGGCTGTTCGGGCTCATCGTGCTCGACCGTCGGGAGGCCAACGTCGGTTGGCTGAAGGGGAAACGCGTCGAGCCGGTCAAGTCCGCCTCCTCGCTGGTGCCGGGCAAGCAGCGGAAGGGTGGCCAGTCCGCACAGCGGTTCGCCCGCCTGCGGCTGGAGGCGATCGACAACTTCTATCAGGAGGTCGCGGAGATGGCGAACGACCTCTTCGTCCCGAAGCGACACGAGCTGGACGGCATCCTCGTCGGCGGCCCCTCCCCGACGAAGGACGAGTTCCTCGACGGCGACTACCTCCACCACGAGCTGCAGGACACGGTCCTCGGCAAGTTCGACGTCTCCTACACCGACGAGTCCGGCCTCTATGACCTCGTCGACGCCGGCCAGGAGGCGCTGGCCGACCAGGCGATCGTCGACGACAAAAACCAGATGGAGGAGTTCTTCGAGAACCTCCACACCGGCGAGAAGGCGACCTACGGCTTCGAGCAGACCCGCCGGAACCTGATCATGGGATCGGTCGACCGCCTGCTGCTCTCGGAGGACCTCCGGTCGGACGTCATCGTCTACGAGTGTCCCAACGGCCACGAGGAATACGAGGTGGTCGACAGCCGCCACTCGACGCCGGACCACGAGTGTGCCGAGTGCGGCGAGGAGGCGGCGGTCGAGGAGCGCGAGGACGTCATCGAGCACCTGATGGCGATCGCCGAACAGCGCGGCACCGAGACCAAGTTCATCTCGACCGACTTCGAGAAGGGCGAGCAGCTCCTCGACGCCTTCGGCGGGATCGCCGGCCTCCTCCGCTACTCCACGGGCGTCTAG